From Apium graveolens cultivar Ventura chromosome 9, ASM990537v1, whole genome shotgun sequence, the proteins below share one genomic window:
- the LOC141687232 gene encoding uncharacterized protein LOC141687232 isoform X2, with translation MASSNGFKLLRLLSRQPLRSTFLHDSSPIATRSLFQAFRNLSTSVLTPESNEGAFPSDLLSRGQVLTPERKIGDVFDVPIRKDIIHRVVRWQLAKRQQGTHSTKTISEVSGTGRKPWPQKGTGQARHGSKRGPQWRHGATMHGPKPRSHAIKLNKKVRRLGLKIALTARAAEGKLAIFDDLDVPTHKTKNIVNYLKHMENTKKLLLVDGGPIDEKLKLSTQNLHYVNVLPSIGLNVYSILLHDTLVMSRAAVNKIVERMHTPINR, from the exons ATGGCTTCTTCAAATGGGTTTAAGCTTCTCCGATTGCTCTCTCGTCAGCCTCTCCGTTCCACATTCCTCCACGATTCTTCCCCAATCGCT ACTAGATCACTGTTTCAAGCTTTTCGGAATCTGTCAACTTCAGTTTTAACTCCTGAATCAAATGAAGGAGCATTTCCCTCTGATTTGTTATCCAGGGGGCAAGTTCTAACTCCGGAGCGTAAGATAG GTGATGTCTTTGATGTTCCTATTAGAAAGGATATTATTCACCGGGTTGTGAGATGGCAGCTTGCAAAACGACAACAG GGAACTCATTCCACGAAAACTATTAGTGAGGTCAGTGGAACTGGGAGAAAACCATGGCCACAGAAGGGTACAGGTCAAGCAAGGCATGGTTCAAAGCGTGGACCTCAG TGGAGGCATGGTGCTACTATGCATGGTCCAAAGCCACGAAGTCATGCTATCAAGCTGAACAAGAAAGTTCGTCGGCTAGGACTTAAGATCGCATTAACAGCTCGTGCAGCAGAAGGAAAG CTAGCAATATTTGATGATTTGGATGTTCCTACACATAAGACGAAGAACATCGTCAACTATCTGAAGCATATGGAAAACACTAAAAAACTTCTTTTGGTGGATGGAGGTCCCATTGATGAAAAATTAAAGCTGTCTACTCAAAATCTGCATTATGTCAACGTTCTGCCTTCAATT GGTTTGAATGTCTATAGCATCTTGTTGCACGACACTTTAGTTATGTCACGTGCTGCTGTTAATAAAATAGTCGAGAGGATGCATACACCAATCAACCGTTAA
- the LOC141687232 gene encoding uncharacterized protein LOC141687232 isoform X1, protein MASSNGFKLLRLLSRQPLRSTFLHDSSPIATRSLFQAFRNLSTSVLTPESNEGAFPSDLLSRGQVLTPERKIGLYQDLVIPVTNFNNEDKGFMVLAGDVFDVPIRKDIIHRVVRWQLAKRQQGTHSTKTISEVSGTGRKPWPQKGTGQARHGSKRGPQWRHGATMHGPKPRSHAIKLNKKVRRLGLKIALTARAAEGKLAIFDDLDVPTHKTKNIVNYLKHMENTKKLLLVDGGPIDEKLKLSTQNLHYVNVLPSIGLNVYSILLHDTLVMSRAAVNKIVERMHTPINR, encoded by the exons ATGGCTTCTTCAAATGGGTTTAAGCTTCTCCGATTGCTCTCTCGTCAGCCTCTCCGTTCCACATTCCTCCACGATTCTTCCCCAATCGCT ACTAGATCACTGTTTCAAGCTTTTCGGAATCTGTCAACTTCAGTTTTAACTCCTGAATCAAATGAAGGAGCATTTCCCTCTGATTTGTTATCCAGGGGGCAAGTTCTAACTCCGGAGCGTAAGATAG GACTCTATCAGGATTTGGTAATCCCCGTTACCAATTTTAATAATGAAGATAAGGGCTTCATGGTTTTGGCAGGTGATGTCTTTGATGTTCCTATTAGAAAGGATATTATTCACCGGGTTGTGAGATGGCAGCTTGCAAAACGACAACAG GGAACTCATTCCACGAAAACTATTAGTGAGGTCAGTGGAACTGGGAGAAAACCATGGCCACAGAAGGGTACAGGTCAAGCAAGGCATGGTTCAAAGCGTGGACCTCAG TGGAGGCATGGTGCTACTATGCATGGTCCAAAGCCACGAAGTCATGCTATCAAGCTGAACAAGAAAGTTCGTCGGCTAGGACTTAAGATCGCATTAACAGCTCGTGCAGCAGAAGGAAAG CTAGCAATATTTGATGATTTGGATGTTCCTACACATAAGACGAAGAACATCGTCAACTATCTGAAGCATATGGAAAACACTAAAAAACTTCTTTTGGTGGATGGAGGTCCCATTGATGAAAAATTAAAGCTGTCTACTCAAAATCTGCATTATGTCAACGTTCTGCCTTCAATT GGTTTGAATGTCTATAGCATCTTGTTGCACGACACTTTAGTTATGTCACGTGCTGCTGTTAATAAAATAGTCGAGAGGATGCATACACCAATCAACCGTTAA